The following are encoded together in the Triticum urartu cultivar G1812 unplaced genomic scaffold, Tu2.1 TuUngrouped_contig_1639, whole genome shotgun sequence genome:
- the LOC125526736 gene encoding uncharacterized protein LOC125526736 isoform X2: protein MDFAVMKRRELQALCKEHGLKANGSSADLVARLAAKLSISGGAEEDAVGVVVGKGCLKRSFGGASGGDSDAAKKVTFVLEEEEEAEVGGRRLLLSPVVARTRGRPRAAEALSRAQESGGERRRTRSQVGCDSADETDAGQAGADVVTRRHRRNAANLGAGDVVERVAGAVGRKTSAKAEQQELDAGEAVGRKHQLKRKTSENDADNVDVSVQVGVSCRSTRSSAVQSEPAAAPSPVVHNKRGRKKAGDLKEQDRVKEQPTEIQHVGRTLRSGLVVAGPPLPTVSENKRSRSKVPEGETAVEKVAEVEISGRTTRSSSVPAAATSPIVVAKKRRKTKNVNSDEGQHTVPDVSNDAPVTRVLRNRAIQTIGSTDLKVARPTMLNAAKDGVEDGVAKQDGHVGSKKRKMSNRRATVATDGGEIPFSDSSGKASAMDMHVDVPGPVRRSMRKSVVPSFLEHETKGMHGDVEMKETVTKTVGGSTWRSVAPVILEKESKGLTKPVESKETVTKPVGRSTRRSVATVILEKECKGLPKEMIPQVHVKRQTKKSLVPAMTEKGTKSIVTDMIPEARAGRSTRRPALAIVNSKKNDHCEAAISEKCSSAKSEDLEKQQTVKQPVRRLTRKSFVPAVLEKDRKAVPAEMNPDAQFNNENGDHTKMKCAKGGHLEKQLVVKEPSRRSTHKSVAPHVIEKEIKGLQEESKSEVPVSTSVRKLSCPNAVDKESKDHREIVPHVIEKDIKGSQEESKSDVPVRTSVRKPAGPNAVDKEIKDHSEIVRREESSVRTRSAQTKLQRSVQNDASLRQTRHRSSKLAISPLPSKPTASKGRPAKRSRTASLEEVMPAEEQKEDQIAYGGHTSDMIDVASSANSLESGVLPSPAEKSDLRDAQLNTQLEGTVVESSISHGKDGSNILEFELESTVVGTTEKPPSDLAIPDCTHVGALSEEALDSIENAAARCSPVLEQSPTGLRFLFSQGNIEEPDTHNTSPFFKNFMEESDVHKVERQVETVVSLKPDSYQGSDEYSIRVEESGGLMFSSQQNNEQEGFSVSTLRKDWVASVQLDSSEDVHHTVRDITRKDVICNEEEKTDFIPSDINAPHEKSHADKPAEHVSGVSGALFCISQSTTVVDEVNSDSSLLESVDGLDNQIASSNTEGLQQDNIEECNLHNARVTEDIHASVMFEAAQVAVPESGKMLQPDVETLVLPDEQLKHKLEGDDHEVQSFSRGEDESPKQSTSCEDQSFLGSGICQTVSRRYTDVVCVKDHKDDCNQHSEGQLTLGNLESDMSEPALDERSESGMSVLRAEETSPFPDEQLNTKLEGNTEQSLICDKDSSNVSLTEFLGNNHLSSLKDPTMDPCHDQELPNDMPAPKSPEESAVFLDDKVSGSVQSLRCDKDGSIVSDTGSLGNKNLSSMKDPSMDPCHVQELPCGPSMDPCHDQELPGDMPASKSPDEFAVSMDERVSGSVGICQISASIGKGNHIAMDPHHTVKQVDNLNQSAAALLRNMENTPCKPDALEPSSDHLFVIDPSTPMEPLLTEAGLKVGSPDKKLPMEQVQQDDLQVQEGTVEKTPECKHECVSPDKAGPHSLKNEGYPSSIEQSLFDQQSLSSQEDVQVQEDTLEKTALGSTTPECKDEYGFPDEADPHSLKNERGSLIVEQSPCSLPTLFTQESVEERSECVVLSSARVQAENGVCESNPGSDHDTSADFSAVSKSEDCLDTSQQDNENEGLSEASHEQDDFHVQEGTVEKTTLGSDLPECKHEFGLPAEAEPHSLMNQRSSIEQSAFGLQSLILKEEGQGPHSLKDERYPASIAQSSFDLQPFSLQDDVQVHEGTLEKTALGSATPECKDEYGFPDEADPHSLKNERGSLGVEQPLSLPAFFSQESIEEPSECIALSSASVQAETGVNESKPGLDHDTSVDFSTVSKSEDCLVTSQQDNENEELTKASHEQEQVATGQLDLEAASIMEDVDSEEVAYDEENKKPVHPTDINSLCQKINVSGPVEHASGLGDALLSPSLIACTDDSDVHLSSNPCLFESTDFPDEIDWSNTEALQQGLKKQQCDELKEYQVPFGAGNDMIEAGTKDIDSGVPPLRAEETSNMRDEQLNTKLPCTEVVEFGLSCDKGSNNYIDTESVVNSVCTNIPSDSSLPTDCSTDDYQQMELFEGPAEQKSPKDASVCWEDSDPRAVSATIEKPSPSFDLAIPDFKHEGALSEEAVYSMKNDTESCSRDHRRSSIGLHHLFSQESFKGPDVHDDLVLPSTEDEDDSNTRHAEKMVSSEPDSHQGSPVDLSIVEEIKGLFSSERDDEQGFLSSGHKTGCIGSARLDSSEDCNLVKRDINTEVICKEEEKQELVPSSDTRTLHETSITDEPDEQKITLLQAAETSASADKQLSSELEEDEFKEHNFSSEETIGIFGVGSVKGNLFHLHEDSHTNPIQGKELPDNLSAPKSPEQSTFGQAESLLGSGICQAVVQRSTEEINTKLQHERKEECSKYIDDQTTLMSECALFGGSVSGTTLLPTAETSSLPDEQFGPELKCDEFEEPDRSYDEDASYLFGSGSLKNNVPNLGHKEEYYEHSDDPAILSGGMPKPSPIRESESGVALQPAEETPALTNEHLNFEMEELGLCISDMSDTGLMENNNLSCLPKDTYMETWNEDEISIGTPAAKSPGESAVCPDDRVPGSVGICQTSGRRRIDEISTKLLSFKISSAVKGSYIAMDSADDPKQGDNLSPAALPGNWENVHAAKADNPAKQNSDCSVAKDSSS from the exons ATGGATTTTGCGGTGATGAAGCGGCGGGAACTGCAGGCGCTCTGCAAGGAGCACGGCCTCAAGGCCAACGGATCCAGCGCCGACCTggtcgcccgcctcgccgccAAGCTCTCG ATTTCTGGCGGTGCGGAGGAGGATGCGGTCGGCGTCGTTGTGGGGAAGGGGTGTTTGAAGCGATCGTTCGGCGGCGCTAGCGGTGGGGATTCGGATGCGGCCAAGAAGGTGACGTTTGTGttggaggaagaggaggaggcggaggtgggTGGCAGACGCCTCTTGTTGTCGCCTGTTGTTGCCAGGACGAGGGGTAGGCCGAGGGCCGCGGAGGCTCTCTCTCGCGCCCAAGAAAGTGGAGGGGAGCGTCGGAGAACGCGTTCCCAAGTTGGTTGTGATTCTGCTGACGAAACTGATGCTGGACAGGCAGGTGCAGATGTTGTGACGAGGCGACACAGGAGGAATGCGGCGAATTTGGGTGCAGGTGATGTGGTTGAGAGGGTAGCTGGAGCTGTAGGCCGGAAAACCTCTGCCAAAGCTGAGCAACAAGAGCTGGACGCTGGAGAAGCAGTTGGTAGGAAGCATCAGCTGAAGCGGAAGACCAGCGAGAATGACGCTGACAATGTAGATGTCAGTGTGCAAGTTGGAGTTTCTTGTAGAAGCACAAGGTCTAGTGCTGTTCAGTCTGAGCCTGCTGCCGCACCGTCTCCTGTTGTTCACAACAAAAGAGGGAGGAAGAAGGCGGGAGATCTGAAGGAACAAGATCGTGTCAAGGAGCAACCTACTGAAATTCAACATGTTGGTAGAACTCTAAGATCTGGATTGGTGGTGGCCGGCCCACCGTTGCCTACTGTTTCTGAAAATAAGAGAAGTAGGTCAAAGGTGCCGGAAGGCGAAACTGCTGTGGAGAAGGTTGCCGAGGTGGAAATATCTGGTAGGACTACAAGATCAAGCTCAGTACCAGCTGCTGCGACGTCACCCATTGTCGTTGCGAAGAAGAGGAGAAAAACCAAGAATGTCAACTCGGATGAAGGGCAACATACGGTTCCAGATGTATCAAATGATGCTCCAGTTACAAGGGTCTTGAGGAATAGAGCTATTCAGACAATTGGCAGTACTGACTTGAAGGTAGCTCGCCCAACCATGCTCAATGCCGCCAAAGACGGCGTAGAAGATGGTGTGGCTAAGCAAGATGGGCATGTGGGGTCCAAAAAGAGGAAAATGTCGAATCGCAGGGCTACAGTAGCCACAGATGGCGGTGAAATCCCATTTTCTGATAGCAGTGGTAAGGCTTCTGCTATGGACATGCACGTAGACGTACCTGGGCCTGTGAGAAGATCGATGCGGaaatctgttgttccatcgtttCTTGAGCACGAAACCAAAGGTATGCATGGAGATGTGGAGATGAAAGAAACAGTGACAAAAACTGTTGGGGGATCAACCTGGCGATCTGTTGCCCCAGTTATACTCGAGAAAGAGTCCAAGGGTCTCACAAAACCTGTGGAGAGCAAAGAAACAGTGACAAAACCTGTTGGGCGATCAACCCGGCGATCTGTTGCCACAGTTATACTTGAGAAAGAGTGCAAGGGTCTCCCAAAAGAAATGATTCCTCAAGTGCATGTTAAGCGACAAACAAAGAAATCTCTTGTCCCGGCTATGACTGAGAAAGGAACAAAGAGCATCGTTACAGACATGATTCCGGAAGCACGTGCTGGAAGGTCAACGCGAAGACCTGCTCTTGCTATTGTTAATAGTAAGAAGAATGATCACTGTGAAGCAGCCATCAGTGAGAAGTGTTCAAGTGCTAAGAGTGAAGACTTGGAGAAGCAACAAACAGTCAAGCAACCTGTTAGACGGTTAACACGGAAATCATTTGTTCCGGCTGTGCTTGAGAAGGACAGGAAGGCTGTACCTGCAGAAATGAATCCTGATGCACAGTTCAATAATGAGAATGGTGATCACACTAAAATGAAATGTGCTAAGGGTGGACACTTGGAGAAACAACTAGTAGTGAAAGAACCATCTAGGCGATCAACACACAAATCTGTTGCCCCACATGTGATTGAGAAAGAAATTAAGGGTTTACAAGAAGAATCTAAGTCTGAAGTTCCTGTGAGCACATCTGTGCGTAAACTATCTTGTCCTAACGCGGTTGATAAGGAGAGCAAGGATCACAGAGAAATTGTCCCACATGTGATTGAGAAAGACATTAAGGGTTCTCAAGAAGAATCGAAGTCAGATGTTCCTGTGAGGACATCAGTGCGTAAACCGGCTGGTCCTAATGCGGTTGATAAGGAGATTAAGGATCACAGTGAAATTGTCAGGAGGGAAGAGTCAAGTGTTCGCACAAGAAGCGCACAAACAAAACTCCAACGTTCTGTTCAGAATGATGCGAGTCTGCGGCAAACAAGACACAGATCTTCGAAGCTAGCGATATCACCGCTACCGTCAAAGCCAACAGCTTCAAAGGGAAGACCTGCAAAGAGGAGTAGAACAGCATCTTTGGAAGAAGTcatgcctgctgaagagcagaaGGAAGACCAAATTGCTTATGGTGGCCACACGAGTGATATGATTGATGTTGCCAGTAGTGCTAATAGCTTGGAAAGTGGGGTGCTGCCTTCCCCAGCTGAAAAATCTGATTTGCGTGACGCACAGCTTAACACTCAGCTGGAGGGCACAGTCGTTGAATCCAGCATCAGCCATGGTAAAGATGGTAGTAACATTCTGGAGTTCGAGCTTGAGAGCACAGTAGTAG GTACCACTGAGAAGCCTCCGTCCGATTTAGCTATTCCGGACTGTACACATGTAGGTGCTTTATCTGAGGAAGCCCTGGACTCAATAGAAAATGCTGCTGCAAGGTGCTCACCAGTTCTTGAACAATCACCCACTGGGCTACGGTTCCTATTCTCACAGGGAAACATAGAAGAACCTGATACACATAACACTAGTCCATTTTTTAAAAATTTCATGGAAGAATCAGATGTTCACAAGGTTGAACGTCAAGTTGAAACAGTTGTTTCATTAAAACCTGACTCATATCAAGGCTCTGATGAATATTCAATCAGAGTCGAAGAAAGTGGAGGCTTAATGTTTTCGTCTCAGCAAAACAATGAACAAGAAG GATTTTCAGTGTCCACCCTCAGAAAAGATTGGGTTGCATCTGTTCAGTTGGATTCGTCAGAGGATGTGCATCATACAGTAAG GGATATTACTAGAAAGGACGTGATCTGCAACGAGGAAGAGAAAACGGACTTTATTCCTTCAGACATTAATGCTCCCCATGAGAAATCACATGCGGATAAACCTG CTGAGCACGTCTCTGGTGTTAGTGGAGCTCTATTTTGCATTTCACAGAGCACCACTGTTGTTGATGAAGTAAATTCGGATTCTTCACTGCTAGAATCAGTGGATGGTTTAGATAATCAGATAGCATCTTCTAATACTGAAGGGCTTCAACAGGATAATATAGAGGAATGCAATCTACACAATGCAAGAGTCACGGAAGACATCCATGCAAGTGTCATGTTTGAAGCTGCACAGGTTGCTGTACCAGAAAGTGGAAAAATGCTGCAGCCAGATGTAGAAACATTAGTATTGCCAGATGAGCAGCTTAAGCACAAGCTGGAGGGTGATGATCACGAAGTACAAAGCTTTAGCCGCGGTGAAGATGAATCTCCAAAACAATCTACATCATGTGAGGATCAAAGCTTTTTAGGGTCAG GTATTTGTCAAACTGTTTCGCGAAGGTATACAGATGTAGTTTGTGTCAAGGATCATAAAGATGACTGCAATCAACACAGTGAAGGTCAACTTACTTTAGGCAACCTAGAAAGTGACATGTCTGAACCTGCACTTGATGAACGATCTGAAAGTGGAATGTCAGTGCTCCGAGCTGAAGAAACATCACCATTTCCAGATGAGCAGCTTAACACCAAGCTGGAGGGCAACACAGAACAAAGCCTTATCTGTGATAAAGACAGCAGCAATGTTTCTCTCACTGAATTTTTGGGAAACAATCATCTGTCTAGCTTGAAGGACCCTACAATGGATCCTTGCCATGACCAGGAGCTCCCAAATGACATGCCTGCACCTAAATCTCCTGAAGAATCTGCAGTTTTTCTGGATGACAAAGTCTCGGGTTCAGTGCAAAGCCTTAGGTGTGATAAAGATGGTAGCATCGTCTCTGACACTGGATCTTTGGGAAACAAGAATCTGTCCAGCATGAAGGACCCTTCAATGGATCCTTGCCATGTCCAGGAACTCCCCTGTGGCCCTTCAATGGATCCTTGCCATGACCAGGAACTACCCGGGGACATGCCTGCATCTAAATCTCCTGACGAATTTGCAGTTTCTATGGATGAGAGAGTCTCTGGTTCAGTAG GGATTTGTCAAATTAGTGCGAGCATAGGCAAAGGAAATCACATTGCTATGGATCCCCACCATACCGTGAAGCAAGTGGATAACCTGAACCAATCTGCAGCTGCCTTGCTGAGAAACATGGAGAACACACCTTGTAAGCCTGATGCTCTTGAGCCTAGCAGTGATCACTTGTTTGTGATTGATCCATCAACACCTATGGAGCCTCTACTGACGGAAGCAGGACTTAAAGTGGGCAGTCCTGACAAGAAACTACCTATGGAGCAGGTTCAGCAAGATGATTTACAAGTGCAAGAAG GTACCGTAGAGAAGACACCAGAGTGTAAACATGAATGTGTATCACCTGATAAAGCAGGACCACACTCATTGAAGAATGAGGGATATCCATCAAGTATTGAACAATCATTATTTGATCAGCAGTCCCTTTCTTCGCAGGAGGATGTACAAGTACAGGAAG ATACCCTAGAGAAGACAGCACTAGGTTCAACTACACCAGAGTGTAAAGATGAATATGGATTTCCTGATGAAGCAGATCCACACTCATTGAAGAACGAGAGAGGTTCATTGATTGTTGAACAATCACCATGTAGTCTGCCGACCCTTTTCACGCAGGAAAGTGTAGAAGAACGCAGTGAATGTGTTGTCCTTTCTTCAGCAAGAGTTCAGGCTGAAAATGGAGTTTGTGAGTCAAATCCTGGTTCAGACCATGATACTAGTGCGGACTTTAGTGCAGTTTCCAAAAGTGAAGATTGTTTGGATACTTCTCAGCAAGATAATGAAAATGAAG GATTATCGGAGGCTAGTCATGAACAAGATGATTTCCATGTACAAGAAG GTACCGTGGAGAAGACAACACTAGGTTCAGATTTACCAGAGTGTAAACATGAATTTGGATTACCTGCTGAAGCAGAACCCCACTCATTGATGAATCAGAGATCAAGTATTGAGCAATCGGCATTTGGTCTGCAGTCCCTTATCTTAAAGGAGGAAGGACAAG GACCACACTCATTGAAGGATGAAAGATATCCAGCAAGTATTGCACAATCATCGTTTGATCTGCAGCCCTTTTCCTTGCAGGATGATGTACAAGTACATGAAG GTACCCTAGAGAAGACAGCACTAGGTTCAGCTACACCAGAGTGTAAAGATGAATATGGATTTCCTGATGAAGCAGATCCGCACTCATTGAAGAATGAGAGAGGTTCATTAGGTGTTGAACAACCACTTAGTTTGCCGGCCTTTTTCTCACAGGAAAGCATAGAAGAACCCAGTGAATGTATTGCCCTTTCTTCAGCAAGTGTTCAGGCTGAAACTGGAGTTAATGAGTCAAAACCTGGTTTAGACCATGATACCAGTGTAGATTTTAGTACAGTTTCCAAAAGTGAAGATTGTCTGGTTACTTCTCAGCAAGATAATGAAAATGAAG AATTAACGAAGGCTAGTCATGAACAAGAGCAGGTGGCAACTGGTCAGCTAGATTTGGAGGCTGCAAGTATCATGGA GGACGTTGATTCTGAGGAAGTAGCCTATGAtgaagaaaataagaagcctGTTCATCCTACAGACATTAATTCTTTGTGTCAAAAAATAAATGTCAGCGGACCTG TTGAGCATGCTTCTGGTCTTGGTGATGCTTTATTGAGCCCCTCACTAATTGCTTGTACCGATGACAGTGATGTGCATCTGAGTTCTAATCCTTGCCTGTTTGAATCAACTGATTTCCCGGATGAAATAGATTGGTCCAATACCGAGGCTTTGCAGCAGGGTCTCAAAAAGCAGCAATGCGATGAGCTAAAGGAATACCAAGTTCCTTTTGGAGCCGGTAATGATATGATTGAAGCTGGCACAAAAGACATAGACAGTGGAGTTCCACCACTTCGAGCTGAAGAAACATCAAATATGCGAGACGAGCAGCTTAACACTAAGCTGCCGTGCACAGAAGTTGTGGAATTTGGTCTTAGCTGTGACAAAGGCAGTAATAATTATATAGATACTGAATCTGTGGTGAACAGTGTTTGTACAAATATTCCGTCGGATTCCAGTTTACCAACGGATTGTTCCACAGATGATTACCAGCAAATGGAGCTCTTTGAAGGCCCTGCTGAACAAAAATCTCCCAAAGATGCTTCTGTATGCTGGGAGGACAGTGATCCAAGAGCAGTGTCAGCTACCATTGAGAAGCCTTCACCTTCATTTGATTTAGCAATTCCAGATTTTAAACATGAAGGTGCTCTATCAGAGGAAGCAGTGTACTCAATGAAGAATGACACTGAAAGCTGTTCACGAGATCACAGACGATCGTCCATTGGGCTTCATCACTTGTTCTCGCAGGAGTCATTTAAAGGACCAGATGTGCATGATGATCTTGTGCTTCCAAGTACTGAGGATGAAGATGATTCCAACACTCGTCATGCTGAAAAAATGGTTTCTTCAGAACCTGATTCACATCAAGGGTCTCCTGTAGATTTAAGTATAGTTGAAGAAATTAAGGGTTTGTTTTCATCTGAGAGAGACGATGAACAAG GATTCCTGAGTTCCGGCCACAAAACAGGATGTATTGGATCTGCCCGGTTGGATTCATCAGAGGATTGTAATCTTGTGAAAAG GGATATTAATACTGAGGTGATCTGCAAGGAGGAAGAGAAACAGGAACTTGTTCCTTCTTCTGACACTCGCACCCTTCATGAAACATCAATTACTGATGAACCTG ATGAACAGAAAATAACCCTGCTGCAAGCTGCGGAAACATCGGCTTCAGCAGATAAGCAGCTTAGCTCCGAGCTGGAGGAGGATGAATTTAAGGAACACAACTTTAGTAGTGAAGAAACGATTGGCATATTTGGTGTTGGATCGGTGAAGGGTAATCTATTCCATTTACATGAAGACTCTCATACCAATCCTATCCAGGGAAAGGAGCTCCCAGATAACCTATCTGCACCCAAATCTCCTGAACAATCCACGTTTGGGCAGGCTGAGAGTCTTTTGGGATCAG GCATTTGTCAGGCTGTCGTTCAAAGGAGTACAGAAGAAATCAACACCAAGCTCCAACATGAGCGTAAAGAGGAATGCAGTAAGTACATTGATGATCAAACCACTCTCATGTCTGAATGTGCACTGTTTGGAGGATCAGTAAGTGGAACGACACTGCTGCCAACTGCAGAAACATCTTCATTGCCAGATGAGCAATTTGGCCCTGAGCTCAAGTGCGATGAATTTGAGGAACCTGACCGTAGTTATGATGAAGATGCAAGCTACTTATTTGGTTCTGGGTCTCTGAAGAACAATGTACCCAATCTGGGTCATAAGGAGGAATACTATGAGCACAGTGATGATCCAGCCATACTATCAGGTGGCATGCCCAAGCCCTCACCAATTAGAGAATCAGAAAGTGGAGTGGCACTGCAGCCAGCTGAAGAAACACCAGCATTGACAAATGAGCACCTTAACTTTGAGATGGAGGAACTGGGCCTTTGCATTAGTGACATGTCTGATACTGGATTAATGGAGAACAACAATCTATCTTGCTTGCCCAAAGACACTTATATGGAAACGTGGAACGAAGATGAGATTTCAATTGGCACACCTGCAGCTAAATCTCCAGGAGAATCTGCAGTTTGCCCAGATGACAGGGTTCCTGGGTCAGTAG GAATCTGCCAAACTAGTGGGCGACGACGCATAGATGAAATTAGCACAAAGTTGCTGAGCTTCAAAATTTCGAGTGCAGTCAAAGGAAGTTACATTGCCATGGACTCTGCTGATGACCCGAAGCAAGGTGACAACCTGAGTCCGGCTGCTTTGCCAGGGAACTGGGAGAATGTTCATGCAGCCAAAGCAGATAATCCTGCAAAGCAAAACAGTGACTGCTCGGTTGCGAAGGACTCCTCAAGCTGA